Proteins co-encoded in one Spirosoma endbachense genomic window:
- a CDS encoding response regulator has protein sequence MSLSGPIICIEDDKDDQLLIAEAIKELQILNEVCFFFDGEAALEFLKSTPKKPFLILCDTNLPLINGIELRKRLNENEYLRRKSIPFVFITTSANPALVQIAYDITVQGYFKKPYTYIELKRQIKLIIAYWSECLHPTSEV, from the coding sequence GTGTCACTCTCAGGGCCTATTATTTGCATTGAAGACGATAAGGACGACCAACTTTTAATCGCAGAAGCCATTAAGGAGTTACAGATCCTGAATGAAGTATGCTTTTTTTTTGATGGTGAGGCTGCACTCGAATTCCTGAAAAGCACGCCTAAAAAACCATTTTTGATCTTGTGCGATACCAATTTGCCGCTAATAAATGGCATTGAGTTGCGTAAACGGCTAAACGAAAACGAGTATCTCCGGCGTAAATCGATTCCCTTCGTATTCATTACGACCTCGGCCAACCCAGCCCTCGTTCAAATCGCTTACGATATAACCGTGCAAGGCTATTTTAAGAAACCTTACACCTACATTGAGCTAAAACGACAGATTAAACTGATCATAGCTTACTGGAGCGAATGTCTTCATCCTACTAGCGAAGTATAG